A single region of the Pseudomonas sp. VD-NE ins genome encodes:
- a CDS encoding NAD-dependent succinate-semialdehyde dehydrogenase, whose amino-acid sequence MKTSYDPLYLFIGGEWISAEGRDTASVVNPATGREIGRVPLATAGDLDHALEVTRLSFEQWRQTVPDQRAKILKRAADLILERAPQIAAQMTLEEGKPLNESLDEVTRAAEYFEWFAESARRIDGRVVPANRPGVLQLVKRQAIGPVAAFTPWNFPAITPARKLSAALAAGCSVILKPGEESPSTALALARALDDAGLPKGVLQVVFGVPDQVSSHLIASPIIRKVTFTGSVPIGRLLSARAAEGVKPITLELGGHGPVLVFEDADIEKAAIEGVANRFRGTGQVCISSTRFLIQRGAYQAFVDHFVAAVQALRIGDGLHPDTQVGPLANPRQLAKMEELVADAVEKGARVLVGGEALSGEGYFFQPTVLADVPMNARVMHEEPFGPIAVLMPFDELADGLQEANRLPYGLSAYAFTSSARTAIDVADGLEAGMIGINQYRIVATELPFGGMKESGHGSEGGIEGIEHYLTHKFISQV is encoded by the coding sequence ATGAAGACTTCCTACGACCCGCTTTATCTTTTCATCGGTGGTGAGTGGATCAGTGCCGAAGGGCGCGATACTGCCTCCGTCGTCAACCCGGCAACCGGCCGGGAAATCGGCCGCGTCCCGCTCGCCACCGCAGGCGATCTTGATCACGCCTTGGAAGTGACTCGCCTGAGCTTCGAGCAATGGCGCCAGACCGTGCCTGACCAACGCGCAAAAATCCTCAAGCGTGCCGCCGACCTGATCCTCGAACGTGCACCGCAGATCGCCGCGCAGATGACCCTGGAGGAAGGCAAGCCGCTGAATGAAAGCCTCGATGAAGTGACTCGCGCGGCGGAGTATTTCGAATGGTTTGCCGAAAGCGCCCGGCGTATCGATGGCCGTGTGGTCCCGGCCAACCGTCCAGGCGTGTTGCAACTGGTCAAACGCCAGGCCATCGGCCCAGTGGCCGCATTCACACCGTGGAATTTTCCGGCCATTACCCCGGCACGCAAGCTCTCGGCAGCGCTGGCCGCTGGTTGCAGCGTCATCCTCAAACCCGGTGAGGAAAGTCCCTCCACAGCACTGGCCTTGGCGCGTGCACTCGACGATGCAGGATTGCCCAAGGGTGTGTTGCAAGTGGTCTTCGGCGTACCGGATCAAGTCTCCAGCCATCTGATCGCCTCGCCGATCATTCGCAAAGTGACCTTCACCGGTTCGGTGCCCATCGGTCGCCTGCTGTCTGCACGCGCTGCCGAAGGCGTGAAGCCCATCACCCTTGAACTCGGTGGACACGGACCGGTGCTGGTGTTCGAGGATGCCGACATCGAAAAAGCCGCTATCGAAGGTGTCGCCAACCGCTTTCGCGGCACTGGGCAGGTGTGCATTTCATCCACTCGGTTTCTGATCCAGCGTGGCGCCTATCAAGCCTTTGTCGATCACTTTGTCGCGGCGGTCCAAGCCCTGAGAATCGGTGACGGCCTGCATCCGGATACTCAGGTCGGCCCTCTGGCCAACCCAAGGCAATTGGCAAAAATGGAGGAACTGGTCGCCGATGCCGTCGAAAAAGGTGCACGGGTATTGGTCGGTGGCGAAGCCTTGTCAGGCGAGGGCTACTTCTTCCAGCCCACCGTTCTGGCAGATGTGCCGATGAACGCCCGCGTCATGCACGAAGAACCCTTCGGCCCCATCGCCGTGCTGATGCCGTTCGATGAACTGGCCGATGGACTGCAAGAAGCCAACCGCCTGCCCTACGGACTCTCGGCCTACGCGTTCACCTCCAGCGCGCGCACGGCCATTGACGTCGCCGACGGATTAGAGGCCGGGATGATCGGCATCAACCAATACCGCATCGTCGCGACCGAGCTCCCGTTCGGCGGCATGAAAGAAAGCGGTCACGGCTCCGAAGGCGGCATTGAAGGCATCGAGCACTATCTGACCCACAAATTCATCAGCCAGGTTTAA
- a CDS encoding NAD(P)H-quinone oxidoreductase → MKAINIREFGAPDVLELVEVADPEVRPDDLLVRVYAAGVNRADLTHRTGGYGHPNFGDSLIIGLEIAGEVIGKGSAVTGFEVGDRVMGVVGGGAYAELARIDYRMAMHIPAQLDYVHAAAIPEVFVTAHEAMMHLARLKAGDSVLIHAAAGGVGSAAVQLAYATGATVYATTEGSKLARVEHLGADVAIDYKTQDFAQVIADKTQGRGVDVIIDFIGEPYFARNIASLAKGGRLIQVGILGGGGNVTVALEDILYRHLQIIGTVMKSRTQPEKHAMIKRFREHWLDRFEGAGSLEPVVDSTFALARAADAHRWMESSGNVGKIILTMQPEDLI, encoded by the coding sequence ATGAAAGCCATCAACATCAGAGAATTTGGTGCGCCAGACGTCCTCGAACTCGTCGAGGTCGCCGATCCTGAAGTCCGTCCTGACGACCTGCTGGTGCGTGTCTATGCCGCCGGAGTGAACCGAGCGGATCTGACGCATCGAACCGGTGGGTACGGCCATCCGAATTTCGGCGACTCGCTGATCATCGGCCTGGAAATCGCCGGCGAAGTGATCGGCAAAGGTAGCGCGGTGACCGGGTTCGAGGTCGGAGATCGCGTCATGGGCGTGGTCGGCGGCGGTGCCTACGCCGAGCTGGCACGCATCGATTACCGCATGGCCATGCACATCCCTGCGCAGCTTGATTATGTACACGCGGCGGCCATTCCCGAGGTCTTCGTCACGGCCCATGAGGCGATGATGCACCTGGCTCGACTCAAGGCTGGCGATTCGGTGTTGATTCATGCGGCCGCTGGCGGCGTCGGGTCCGCTGCGGTGCAGTTGGCTTACGCCACCGGCGCCACGGTGTATGCGACCACCGAAGGCAGCAAGCTGGCGCGTGTCGAGCATTTGGGCGCAGACGTGGCGATCGATTACAAGACGCAGGACTTCGCTCAAGTGATCGCCGACAAAACCCAGGGGCGTGGCGTCGATGTGATCATCGACTTTATCGGTGAGCCCTACTTCGCCCGCAACATCGCGTCCCTTGCCAAGGGCGGTCGCCTGATTCAGGTCGGCATCCTTGGCGGTGGCGGCAACGTCACGGTGGCGCTGGAGGACATTCTTTACCGCCACTTGCAAATCATCGGCACGGTGATGAAGTCACGCACGCAACCGGAGAAGCACGCCATGATCAAACGCTTTCGCGAGCACTGGCTTGATCGCTTCGAGGGTGCCGGAAGCCTTGAGCCGGTTGTAGATAGCACGTTTGCGCTAGCGCGGGCTGCCGATGCGCATCGCTGGATGGAGTCTTCCGGGAACGTCGGGAAAATCATTTTGACGATGCAGCCAGAAGATTTGATTTGA
- a CDS encoding DUF1206 domain-containing protein gives MSAQHSLVILARGGYAARGVLYLIIGIFALLAARDSTRPKDSHKSLEALLGQPFGYFLVGLVVAGLLAFAAWRVLQATRDVDHHGKQLKGLVIRAGLLAGGLVNGALAFFALGLLVSGIRSSGNTGGQTKDWLAHLLSWEYSNVLVYVIALVPLGVGIAHLIKGWKASFERYFEADEEVMRYVRPVSRFGLIARGVVFIEIALLLAISGSTYQAVDPPGLKEALDALQNLPAGWLILMLMALGLIAFSVYSFSEAFWRKINMDVPGVSKP, from the coding sequence ATGTCCGCGCAACACAGCCTTGTAATACTTGCCCGGGGCGGATACGCCGCTCGCGGAGTGCTGTATTTGATCATTGGTATCTTCGCATTGCTCGCCGCCCGGGATTCGACCCGACCCAAGGACAGCCACAAGAGTCTGGAGGCCTTGCTAGGCCAGCCATTCGGCTATTTTTTAGTTGGGTTGGTGGTGGCGGGTCTGCTCGCCTTTGCGGCTTGGCGTGTCTTGCAAGCTACGCGTGATGTCGATCATCACGGCAAACAACTCAAAGGTCTGGTGATTCGTGCCGGCCTGCTGGCAGGAGGTCTGGTCAACGGGGCTCTGGCGTTTTTTGCATTGGGCCTGCTCGTAAGCGGCATTCGAAGCTCGGGAAATACCGGCGGGCAAACCAAAGATTGGCTAGCACATCTCTTGTCGTGGGAATACTCGAATGTGTTGGTGTATGTGATCGCTCTCGTTCCGCTCGGTGTCGGCATTGCTCACCTCATCAAGGGCTGGAAAGCGTCGTTCGAAAGGTATTTTGAGGCCGACGAAGAAGTCATGCGCTACGTCCGCCCTGTCTCCCGGTTTGGTCTGATCGCTCGCGGAGTGGTGTTTATAGAGATTGCATTGCTCCTGGCAATCAGCGGTTCCACCTATCAAGCCGTGGATCCACCGGGTCTGAAAGAGGCGCTCGATGCGCTGCAGAATCTTCCGGCGGGTTGGCTGATTTTGATGTTGATGGCCCTGGGGTTGATTGCCTTCTCGGTTTACAGTTTTTCTGAAGCGTTCTGGCGCAAGATCAACATGGATGTGCCGGGCGTCTCCAAACCGTAG
- a CDS encoding GlxA family transcriptional regulator codes for MHRIGYLLTDGFQVLSLATQTVFEFANQVAEEPFYSVENFSPDGGMVRSSLGLVMETRPLQAPRLADTWIVVGVNDPLKNDTSSAVLDFVRQAGSQARRTVGICTGGFILAESGLLAGRRATTHWAYAQILQKQHPEIIVEVDRIYIVDGPIWTSAGMTAGLDLAVGMVEKDLGADIARSVAHKLVMHQYRSGGQSQHSEMLGLAPKSDRIQSALNYARQNLNRPLGVEELADVAHLSPRQFTRVFTAETGHPPAKAIEGLRLEAARLMIEQSRLSLDVIASESGFRDRRHMREAFIRGFGVPPQAVRRDARRVVAGWTGGIEVDG; via the coding sequence ATGCATCGCATCGGCTACTTGCTCACCGATGGCTTTCAGGTGCTCTCCCTGGCGACCCAAACCGTTTTCGAGTTCGCCAACCAGGTCGCGGAAGAGCCTTTTTACAGCGTCGAGAATTTCTCACCGGACGGCGGCATGGTGCGTTCTTCGCTGGGACTTGTCATGGAAACCCGACCACTTCAGGCTCCACGGCTGGCCGATACCTGGATCGTTGTCGGGGTCAACGATCCCTTGAAGAATGATACAAGCTCCGCTGTGCTCGATTTCGTACGCCAAGCCGGCAGTCAGGCACGGCGCACCGTCGGCATCTGTACGGGCGGTTTCATCCTTGCTGAGTCGGGGTTGCTGGCCGGGCGGCGAGCCACGACCCATTGGGCCTATGCCCAGATTCTGCAGAAGCAACATCCGGAGATCATCGTCGAGGTCGACCGCATCTATATCGTCGACGGCCCCATCTGGACCTCGGCTGGCATGACGGCAGGACTGGATCTTGCTGTCGGCATGGTGGAGAAGGATCTGGGGGCCGATATTGCCCGCTCGGTAGCGCACAAACTGGTGATGCACCAGTACCGATCCGGCGGCCAGTCACAGCATTCGGAAATGCTTGGCCTCGCGCCCAAGTCCGACCGCATCCAAAGCGCTTTGAACTATGCACGGCAGAACCTGAACCGACCGCTCGGGGTCGAGGAACTGGCCGACGTGGCACACCTGAGCCCTCGCCAGTTCACCCGTGTTTTCACTGCCGAAACCGGACACCCCCCAGCCAAAGCCATCGAAGGACTTCGCCTGGAGGCCGCCCGTTTGATGATTGAGCAGAGCCGACTCTCCCTTGATGTCATCGCCAGCGAATCCGGCTTTCGTGATCGCCGCCACATGCGGGAAGCCTTCATCCGAGGTTTCGGCGTGCCTCCACAGGCAGTACGCCGCGACGCGCGGCGGGTTGTGGCTGGTTGGACTGGGGGCATTGAGGTTGATGGCTAA
- a CDS encoding carboxymuconolactone decarboxylase family protein: MSKLNFSSPREAARAFTPKLSQFVDSTLYPQIWSDPALSPRDRSLITVAALIAAGHSEELPAHLRRATGNGVTHDELAAAITHLAFYVGFPGAITASAIANATFSETENN, encoded by the coding sequence ATGTCCAAGCTCAATTTCAGCAGTCCTCGCGAAGCCGCGCGCGCGTTCACGCCAAAGCTGTCGCAATTCGTCGACTCGACGCTTTATCCGCAAATCTGGAGTGACCCGGCGCTGTCCCCGCGCGACCGTAGCCTGATCACCGTGGCGGCATTGATAGCCGCTGGTCACTCGGAAGAGTTGCCTGCCCACTTACGCCGCGCGACTGGCAACGGTGTGACCCACGACGAACTGGCGGCAGCGATCACGCACCTGGCTTTCTATGTGGGCTTCCCTGGCGCCATCACTGCTTCTGCTATTGCCAACGCCACGTTCAGCGAAACGGAGAACAACTGA
- a CDS encoding SDR family oxidoreductase yields MTQSRLGIAMITGASSGIGAIYAERLARRGHDLILVARNRDRLTVLAKRLSEETDRHIEIVVADLSDRADLARVEERLRTDANICLLVNNAGVGATQPLLESNIDKLEELLTLNVNVLTRLTYAVVPGFVARGGGMLINIASIVAIAPEVLNGVYGGSKAFVLAFSQSLRHELADKNIRVQVVLPGATATEFWSVAGTPLAHLPENIVMSADNMVDAALSGLDQGEFVTIPALPEIADLNAYEAARQKLMPNLSLSAPAERYRN; encoded by the coding sequence ATGACTCAATCCCGTCTCGGTATCGCAATGATCACGGGTGCTTCGTCCGGTATAGGTGCCATTTATGCTGAGCGCCTGGCCCGCCGTGGTCATGACCTGATTCTGGTCGCGAGAAATCGTGACCGCCTGACTGTCTTGGCAAAGCGCCTGAGTGAAGAAACCGACCGCCACATTGAGATCGTGGTGGCCGACCTGTCTGACAGAGCCGACCTGGCGCGGGTCGAAGAGCGGCTCAGGACAGACGCAAACATTTGCCTGCTCGTGAACAATGCCGGGGTTGGAGCAACACAACCCCTGCTTGAGTCGAACATCGACAAACTCGAAGAGTTGCTCACGCTCAACGTGAACGTGCTGACGCGATTGACTTATGCTGTCGTTCCAGGCTTCGTCGCCCGTGGTGGCGGTATGCTGATAAACATCGCCTCGATTGTTGCCATTGCCCCGGAAGTGCTGAACGGCGTTTACGGCGGCTCCAAAGCATTCGTCCTCGCGTTCAGCCAATCTTTGCGTCATGAACTGGCGGACAAAAATATCAGAGTCCAGGTGGTACTGCCCGGCGCGACGGCCACGGAGTTCTGGAGCGTGGCCGGAACACCACTGGCGCACCTGCCGGAGAATATCGTGATGAGCGCGGACAATATGGTGGACGCTGCACTGTCCGGGCTTGATCAAGGCGAGTTCGTCACCATCCCGGCACTGCCGGAAATAGCCGACTTGAATGCCTACGAGGCGGCACGTCAGAAGTTGATGCCCAATTTGTCGCTCAGTGCACCAGCTGAGCGCTATCGCAACTGA
- a CDS encoding LysR family transcriptional regulator, producing the protein MDKLSNMSVYIKVVEMGSFTAVANHLDSTVGNVSRAVSALENVLDARLLQRSTRRLSVTDAGRRFYERCTKILADLESAEAEASNAALEPRGTLRVHCVPGLARHLVTGAVLEYRQQFPEVTVDLLLSQRMPNLLEDQLDVSILIARALPDSAYVSQKIGVSHCVLVASPDYLASHAAPETPDDLRDHQCLLLGTVDYVRDEWQLKSKAGDATFVPTGASFSVNDMDAMAHAIREGAGIGLLAGFTAIDDLRSGKLVRVLPDYHTYERNVYAVYTSRQFVDAKITRFIETLKDRVGSQLAATAQALID; encoded by the coding sequence ATGGATAAGCTTTCGAACATGTCGGTGTACATAAAGGTTGTCGAGATGGGCAGTTTCACGGCCGTGGCCAATCATCTGGATTCCACCGTCGGTAACGTCTCGCGTGCTGTATCGGCGCTGGAAAACGTGCTCGACGCACGCCTGTTGCAACGCTCGACCCGACGCCTGTCGGTCACCGATGCCGGGCGACGGTTTTATGAGCGCTGCACGAAAATCCTCGCTGATCTGGAGAGTGCCGAAGCCGAAGCCAGCAATGCCGCGCTGGAGCCTCGGGGAACACTGCGGGTGCATTGCGTTCCTGGGCTGGCCCGGCATCTGGTCACGGGGGCGGTGCTGGAGTACCGCCAGCAATTCCCGGAGGTGACGGTGGATTTATTGCTCTCGCAACGCATGCCAAACCTGTTGGAAGACCAACTGGACGTCTCGATTCTGATCGCCCGAGCGCTACCCGATTCGGCGTATGTCAGCCAGAAAATCGGTGTCAGCCATTGTGTGTTGGTGGCGTCGCCAGATTACCTGGCCAGTCATGCGGCCCCCGAGACGCCTGACGATCTGCGTGATCACCAGTGTCTGCTGTTGGGTACCGTCGACTATGTGCGGGACGAGTGGCAGTTGAAGAGCAAGGCGGGGGACGCGACATTTGTCCCGACAGGGGCAAGTTTCAGCGTTAACGATATGGATGCGATGGCACATGCCATTCGAGAGGGCGCGGGGATTGGCTTGCTGGCCGGGTTTACGGCCATCGATGATTTACGTTCCGGCAAGCTAGTGAGGGTTTTGCCTGACTACCATACCTATGAGCGCAACGTGTATGCCGTCTATACCTCTCGGCAGTTCGTCGATGCGAAAATCACCCGGTTTATTGAAACGCTGAAAGATCGGGTTGGCAGTCAGCTGGCAGCCACGGCCCAAGCACTGATCGATTGA
- a CDS encoding DUF2790 domain-containing protein, producing MKTAMIIVALLGFSSVVAAQDGSASTKQVEQYRYGTHLDVAKVISEDPVPDVCAVVPTHMTYQDSQGKRHVLAYNVMGRCSQG from the coding sequence ATGAAAACGGCAATGATCATCGTCGCACTCTTGGGCTTCAGCTCTGTGGTAGCAGCACAGGACGGTTCTGCATCGACTAAACAGGTCGAGCAATATCGCTACGGTACCCACCTGGATGTCGCCAAGGTCATCTCTGAAGACCCGGTGCCGGATGTTTGCGCAGTGGTACCGACGCACATGACCTACCAGGATTCGCAAGGCAAACGCCACGTACTGGCCTATAACGTCATGGGCCGTTGCAGCCAGGGCTAA
- a CDS encoding ATPase domain-containing protein, producing MEKLKRLQSGIEGLDALLQGGLVAGASYIVQGRPGSGKTILANQLGFNHARNGGRVLVATLLAESHDRLFQFLSTMSFFDASRVGAEIQFVSAFDTLENEGLDEVVKLLRREISRQKATVMVVDGLLNARSKADSPIDTKKFISELQGHAAFAGCTVLFLTSSRLDDGSPEHTMVDGVIEMGEELFGTRSVRRIHLRKTRGSCALTGVHECEITENGLVVYPRLESLYKRPSAPDSADMTRIPSGIASLDDILGGGLHSSSVTLVMGPSGIGKTTLGLKFLAQSTTEAPGLHFGFYESPQRLRLKGHSLGIDIEQMEHSGALSIAWQPTTEGLLDALGARLLSLVDEKGIKRLFIDSLSGMTRVSTTPERITDFFSALMNELRSRGVTVFASWEMRDLFGSEVSAPNSDLSSIADNLILMRFFENHAELRRTLSILKIRDSSYNPSRFEVVIRDQDVFLEKALRNEPSVSSESLPGSIS from the coding sequence GTGGAAAAGCTAAAACGCCTTCAAAGCGGAATCGAAGGGCTCGACGCGCTGCTTCAGGGTGGCCTGGTCGCGGGTGCTTCGTACATCGTTCAGGGCCGCCCCGGTTCCGGCAAGACCATCCTCGCCAATCAGCTCGGCTTCAATCATGCCCGCAATGGCGGTCGCGTTCTGGTCGCGACGTTGCTGGCCGAGTCTCACGACCGACTGTTTCAGTTTCTGTCGACCATGAGTTTTTTCGACGCATCCCGAGTGGGCGCTGAAATACAGTTTGTCAGCGCTTTCGATACGCTGGAAAACGAAGGCCTCGATGAAGTGGTGAAACTGCTGCGGCGCGAAATCAGCCGGCAGAAAGCGACGGTCATGGTCGTCGACGGTTTGCTCAACGCCCGCTCGAAGGCCGACTCACCGATCGACACGAAAAAATTCATCTCCGAACTGCAAGGCCATGCGGCATTCGCCGGTTGCACCGTGCTGTTTCTCACTAGCTCGCGCCTGGACGACGGCAGTCCGGAACACACGATGGTCGACGGCGTCATCGAAATGGGCGAAGAGCTGTTCGGCACGCGATCGGTGCGACGCATTCACCTGCGCAAGACCCGCGGCAGCTGCGCCTTGACCGGTGTTCACGAGTGTGAGATCACCGAAAACGGCCTCGTGGTCTATCCGCGCCTGGAAAGTCTGTACAAGCGCCCTTCCGCCCCCGACAGCGCAGACATGACACGCATTCCCAGCGGCATCGCTTCGCTGGACGACATCCTCGGTGGCGGCTTGCACAGCTCCAGCGTCACGCTCGTCATGGGGCCTTCCGGGATCGGCAAAACCACGCTGGGTCTGAAGTTTCTCGCGCAGTCGACGACCGAAGCGCCGGGCCTGCATTTCGGTTTCTATGAGAGCCCGCAACGGCTACGACTCAAAGGCCATTCGCTGGGCATCGATATTGAACAAATGGAACACAGCGGTGCGCTGAGCATTGCCTGGCAGCCGACCACCGAGGGCTTGCTGGACGCCCTCGGTGCGCGCCTGCTGAGCCTGGTGGATGAAAAAGGTATCAAACGCCTGTTCATCGACAGCCTCAGCGGCATGACTCGGGTTTCAACCACACCGGAACGCATCACCGACTTTTTCAGTGCACTGATGAACGAGTTGCGATCCCGAGGCGTCACGGTCTTCGCCTCCTGGGAAATGCGCGATCTGTTCGGCTCCGAGGTCAGCGCACCGAATTCCGACCTGTCCAGTATTGCCGACAACCTGATTCTCATGCGTTTCTTTGAAAATCACGCTGAACTTCGCAGGACGCTTTCCATTCTCAAGATACGTGATAGCTCCTATAACCCTTCGCGGTTCGAGGTAGTCATCCGTGATCAAGATGTGTTCCTGGAAAAGGCTTTGAGAAATGAACCTTCCGTCTCATCTGAGTCATTGCCTGGTTCAATATCGTAA
- a CDS encoding SMP-30/gluconolactonase/LRE family protein has protein sequence MDSSLSANAESLDPAKGDTRRSFLKKSLAVSATLATVGSSALTRLAEAAEPLSQRYPDPLIHILDDSFLELRVFNASVEKLATGMRWAEGPVWVGDGRYLLVSDIPNNRIMRWDEITDTFSVYREHSNFSNGMCRDRQGRLIVCEGSTTTSEGRRITRTESNGTITVLADSFDGKPFNSPNDIVCKSDGSIWFTDPPFQTSNNYEGHKITPSQPHAVYRIDGESKKVTRVIDDLNGPNGLCFSPDEKTLYVVEGRAKPNRLIWAIAVKDDGTLGERRKHIEGLEYAAIDGIKCDEAGNLWCGWGGNGDPKADLEKLDGVRVFNPEGKAIGHISLPERCPNLCFGGREGNRLFMASSHSIYSLFVNTRGTTFAL, from the coding sequence ATGGACTCATCCCTGTCCGCCAATGCTGAAAGCCTTGACCCAGCGAAAGGCGACACCCGCCGCAGTTTCCTGAAAAAGTCCCTCGCCGTTTCCGCCACGCTCGCCACCGTCGGCAGTTCCGCGCTAACCCGACTCGCCGAGGCTGCCGAACCCTTGAGTCAGCGCTACCCTGATCCACTGATTCACATCCTCGACGACAGCTTCCTCGAACTACGTGTTTTCAACGCCAGTGTTGAAAAACTTGCCACCGGTATGCGCTGGGCCGAAGGACCGGTATGGGTTGGTGATGGCCGCTATTTGCTCGTCAGCGACATCCCCAATAATCGCATCATGCGCTGGGACGAAATCACTGACACCTTCAGCGTGTACCGCGAACACTCGAACTTCTCCAACGGCATGTGCCGGGATCGCCAAGGGCGTCTGATTGTCTGCGAAGGCTCCACCACCACCAGCGAAGGCCGCCGCATCACGCGCACTGAATCCAATGGCACGATCACCGTGCTGGCCGACAGCTTCGACGGCAAGCCTTTCAACTCGCCCAACGACATCGTCTGCAAAAGTGACGGATCGATCTGGTTCACCGACCCACCATTCCAGACCAGCAACAACTACGAAGGCCACAAAATCACCCCGAGCCAACCCCATGCCGTGTACCGCATCGACGGCGAAAGCAAAAAAGTCACCCGGGTCATCGACGACCTCAACGGCCCCAACGGCCTGTGCTTTTCGCCCGATGAAAAAACCCTTTACGTCGTTGAAGGTCGCGCCAAACCCAATCGCCTGATCTGGGCGATCGCCGTAAAGGACGACGGCACACTGGGCGAACGTCGCAAGCACATCGAAGGGCTGGAGTATGCCGCGATCGACGGCATCAAATGCGATGAAGCGGGCAACCTGTGGTGCGGCTGGGGCGGCAATGGTGATCCCAAGGCCGACCTGGAAAAACTCGACGGCGTGCGCGTTTTCAATCCGGAGGGCAAGGCCATCGGGCACATTTCCCTACCGGAACGTTGCCCGAACTTGTGCTTTGGGGGACGCGAAGGGAATCGGCTGTTCATGGCCAGCAGTCACTCGATCTACTCACTGTTTGTGAATACTCGCGGGACTACGTTTGCGCTGTAA
- a CDS encoding DJ-1/PfpI family protein codes for MHIAILTFEGFNELDSLISFGVLNRVQQPGWRVSIASPTDKVLSMNGLRIEAQASIEDACDADAVLVGSGRLTRDVVADDALMSRLKIDPARQLLGAQCSGTLILAKLGLLDEVPACTDLITKPWVEEAGVAVLDQPFVAKGNVATAGGCLASQYLAAWFISRLAGVEAARRALHYVAPVGEKDLYVERAMTNISRFL; via the coding sequence ATGCACATAGCCATTCTTACCTTCGAAGGTTTCAACGAACTCGATTCGCTCATTTCCTTTGGCGTTCTCAACCGGGTTCAACAGCCTGGTTGGCGAGTATCTATCGCCAGCCCCACAGATAAGGTGCTGTCGATGAACGGCTTGAGGATAGAGGCGCAGGCATCAATAGAGGATGCCTGCGACGCGGATGCAGTGCTGGTGGGTAGTGGGCGATTAACGCGGGATGTCGTCGCAGACGATGCGCTAATGTCTAGACTTAAAATCGATCCAGCTCGCCAACTTCTGGGCGCCCAATGCTCGGGCACACTCATACTGGCAAAGCTCGGCCTGCTGGATGAGGTCCCGGCTTGCACGGATCTCATCACCAAGCCATGGGTTGAAGAAGCGGGGGTTGCGGTACTCGATCAGCCATTCGTAGCCAAGGGCAATGTCGCAACCGCTGGCGGTTGCCTGGCTTCGCAGTATCTGGCCGCCTGGTTCATTTCCCGTCTAGCGGGTGTAGAGGCTGCGCGCAGGGCACTTCATTACGTTGCCCCGGTGGGGGAGAAGGATCTGTATGTAGAGCGTGCGATGACGAACATTTCTCGGTTTCTTTAA